One segment of Rhodohalobacter mucosus DNA contains the following:
- the hslO gene encoding Hsp33 family molecular chaperone HslO: MSLKEEFKFKDRLIKGIHPGGQFKISVVKTTDVVQAAKENHHLSLLNTVILGRTLTAAMLLASELKGEERIQVRLDGNGPIGMVVAEANRVGEVRGYVQNPTAELDYSESNVDIGDGVGLGILTVSKTLYNEAEPRTSTIELVKGDVIADMAHYMVQSEQVLSAFLLDVSLDDKGNVKQAGGLLVQRLPEAEDESMETLQKTVASMPPVSEMLADGKYIDDIMHLACTPFDVKELDRQPVHFFCRCSPVRFKNALSLLSYDDLKEMEGESQEIICHYCGNRHTIPKDEIRSIIEKARAKLN; this comes from the coding sequence ATGTCCTTAAAAGAAGAGTTTAAATTCAAAGACAGGCTGATTAAAGGAATTCACCCCGGCGGCCAGTTCAAAATCAGCGTTGTCAAGACGACCGATGTCGTTCAGGCTGCAAAGGAGAATCATCACCTTTCACTATTAAACACGGTGATTCTTGGACGCACCCTTACCGCAGCCATGCTTCTTGCTTCCGAACTGAAAGGAGAAGAGCGAATACAGGTACGACTGGACGGAAACGGCCCCATAGGAATGGTTGTGGCCGAGGCAAACCGGGTGGGTGAAGTTCGCGGCTACGTTCAAAATCCCACGGCTGAATTGGATTACTCTGAAAGCAATGTGGATATCGGTGACGGTGTTGGGCTCGGTATTCTTACAGTATCCAAAACGCTTTACAACGAGGCTGAACCCCGCACAAGTACCATTGAACTTGTGAAAGGGGACGTTATAGCAGACATGGCACATTACATGGTTCAATCAGAACAGGTTCTCTCTGCGTTTCTTTTGGATGTAAGCCTGGATGACAAAGGCAATGTAAAACAGGCCGGCGGACTCCTTGTTCAGCGGCTGCCGGAAGCTGAAGATGAGTCGATGGAGACGCTTCAGAAGACCGTGGCCTCCATGCCACCGGTGAGTGAAATGCTGGCCGACGGTAAATACATAGATGATATTATGCACCTTGCATGTACACCCTTCGACGTGAAAGAGCTTGACCGTCAGCCTGTTCACTTTTTCTGCAGATGTTCCCCCGTGAGATTTAAAAACGCGCTTTCACTTCTGAGTTATGATGACCTGAAAGAGATGGAAGGCGAAAGCCAGGAAATTATTTGCCACTACTGCGGGAACCGCCACACCATTCCAAAAGACGAGATACGCTCCATCATTGAAAAAGCAAGGGCAAAGTTAAACTGA